The genomic segment CGGCTCGTCATAGATGATGACTTCGGGCTGCATCACCCAGGCGCGGGCGATTCCCACGCGCTTTTTCATGCCGCCCGAGAGCTCACTGGGCTTGAGGTCTTCCACGTTCTTGAGCTTGACCGAGGCCAGGGAGTCGCGCACGCGGCGGTGAATTTCGTCTTCGGAAAGGTCGGTGAGCTCGCGCGGGGCAAACGAGAGATTGTCGCGGACGCTCATGGAGTCGAACAGGGCGTACTGCTGAAAGAGCATGCCCATGCGGCGGCGGATCTGGTCGAGTTGGAGGCCGGTGGCCCTGGTGATGGACTTGCCGTCGATGAGGACTTCGCCCTCATCGGGTTCGATCAAGCCGGCAACGATCTTGAGCAGCAAGGACTTGCCATTGCCGGGAGGCCCGATGACCATCACGGTCTCGCCTTTTTCGATCTTGAGATCCACTCCCCGGAGCAGCTCCAAGTCGCCAAAGGACTTGCGGATTCCCCGCAACTCGATCATCGCGTTAAACTCCCACGGCCGTGTAAAAGCACGAACCGTCCCCACAATTCCCCCGTCGGGGTGTTGCGCCCCGAACCGGTCCCGGAAAGTCGTCGAATTCCGCCGATCTCCGGTTCCAAATGCGGTCGTGCCTAGTCAGCGCGTTCCGTATCACGTGGCCCCACGGGGAGTCAACTTCGGGGCTTGAGGGCCGGGCGGCAGGGCTCGCTACGAAGCGGCCAGGTGCCGGAGAAGTTGGGGAATTGACGCAGCGCTCATAGTTGATCCCCCAGCGGC from the Chrysiogenia bacterium genome contains:
- a CDS encoding ATP-binding cassette domain-containing protein, encoding MIELRGIRKSFGDLELLRGVDLKIEKGETVMVIGPPGNGKSLLLKIVAGLIEPDEGEVLIDGKSITRATGLQLDQIRRRMGMLFQQYALFDSMSVRDNLSFAPRELTDLSEDEIHRRVRDSLASVKLKNVEDLKPSELSGGMKKRVGIARAWVMQPEVIIYDEPTAGLDPVSANRINDLIREYAKNHGATAIAVTQEMLSAFYVSDRVAFLCNGKIMEVGTPDELRASTNPYIQQFLEGRLSGPITDEMEELVRSHISHGHEAGAS